In Elusimicrobiota bacterium, a single window of DNA contains:
- a CDS encoding ATP-dependent DNA helicase has protein sequence MPDENQTFERKSLRYALGKQDEADGLACDCVGLANARGGLILLGLENDQDQPPAAQRVPDDLPEFLRKRIPQITVNVGLEVRKARADNGGEFIAIQVCRNQQTIASTTDGRYFLRVCDQTRRLLPDDLGRLMADKNSFVWELQASKARQSAIDRTKLDDFLGRVHASDRVSAFVTKKSEAELLEYYLFAKNGLLTNLGVLWIGRREDRASLLHAPAIQFIKFDERERKVRKLVWDDFSLNPLELIEAVWRDVPDWQESYEFPDGLFRKTVPHFEEAVVRELLANALVHRPYTQRGDIFLNLYPDRLEVHSPGLLPIGVTPRNILHASSKRNPHLAKVCFDLKLMEGEGSGFDRMYELLLRSGRRVPEVREGDNRVVVTVWKKILDPTILDFMFKADQAFQLTQKELIALGLLAQCEALTASELAKRLELSRTEELARWIGRLKGLKVVKTRGRTKATEYLVDPHALRKLELKGETSLRGIETHRLRELILRDLGIYRKAGISEIHKRIGQEIPRRKLQHQLQALLLEGMIGRRGVRKGAVYLWTKTP, from the coding sequence ATGCCGGATGAAAACCAAACCTTCGAGCGGAAATCCCTCCGCTACGCCCTCGGCAAGCAAGACGAGGCGGACGGCCTCGCCTGCGATTGCGTCGGCCTCGCCAATGCCCGCGGCGGCCTCATCCTCCTCGGCCTGGAAAACGACCAAGACCAGCCACCGGCCGCTCAGCGGGTCCCCGACGACCTGCCCGAGTTCCTGCGCAAGCGCATCCCGCAGATAACCGTCAACGTCGGCCTCGAAGTCCGCAAGGCCCGGGCGGACAACGGCGGCGAATTCATCGCAATCCAAGTTTGCCGCAACCAGCAGACCATCGCGTCCACCACGGACGGCCGCTACTTCCTTCGCGTCTGCGACCAAACCCGCCGGCTGCTGCCCGATGATCTGGGCCGCCTCATGGCGGACAAGAACTCCTTCGTCTGGGAATTGCAGGCCTCCAAGGCCCGTCAGTCCGCCATCGACAGGACCAAGCTCGACGACTTCCTCGGCCGCGTGCACGCCTCGGACCGGGTCTCGGCTTTCGTAACGAAAAAGTCCGAAGCGGAGCTGCTGGAATACTACCTCTTCGCCAAGAACGGCCTGCTGACCAACCTCGGGGTCCTTTGGATCGGCCGCCGGGAAGACCGGGCCTCTTTGCTCCACGCCCCGGCCATCCAATTCATCAAGTTCGACGAACGCGAGCGCAAGGTGCGCAAGCTGGTCTGGGACGACTTCTCCCTCAACCCCCTGGAGCTCATCGAGGCCGTATGGCGCGATGTTCCGGACTGGCAGGAGTCCTACGAATTCCCCGACGGTCTGTTCCGCAAGACCGTGCCGCACTTCGAAGAAGCGGTCGTCCGCGAGCTCTTGGCCAACGCCCTCGTCCACCGGCCTTATACGCAACGGGGAGACATCTTCCTCAACCTCTACCCCGACCGCCTTGAAGTACACAGCCCCGGCCTCCTGCCCATCGGAGTAACGCCGCGGAACATACTCCACGCCTCCAGCAAGAGAAACCCCCACCTGGCCAAGGTCTGCTTCGACTTGAAGCTCATGGAAGGCGAAGGAAGCGGATTCGACCGCATGTACGAGCTGCTGCTTCGCAGCGGCCGGCGCGTCCCTGAGGTGCGCGAGGGCGACAACCGAGTCGTCGTCACCGTGTGGAAGAAGATCCTCGATCCCACGATATTGGATTTCATGTTCAAGGCGGACCAAGCCTTCCAATTGACCCAGAAGGAACTCATCGCGCTCGGCCTGCTGGCGCAATGCGAGGCCTTGACCGCCAGCGAGCTGGCCAAGCGGCTGGAGCTGTCCCGGACGGAAGAGCTGGCCCGATGGATCGGCAGGCTCAAGGGTTTGAAGGTGGTCAAGACCCGCGGCAGGACCAAGGCCACCGAGTATCTGGTCGACCCCCACGCCCTGAGGAAGTTGGAGTTAAAGGGCGAGACGAGCTTAAGGGGCATTGAAACGCATCGCCTGCGGGAATTGATACTCCGAGATTTGGGAATCTACCGGAAAGCCGGCATCAGTGAGATTCATAAGAGGATTGGGCAAGAGATACCTCGGCGCAAGTTGCAGCATCAACTTCAGGCGCTCCTGTTGGAAGGGATGATTGGAAGGCGGGGTGTTCGAAAGGGCGCTGTGTATTTATGGACAAAAACACCCTGA
- a CDS encoding low molecular weight protein arginine phosphatase: protein MRKKILFVCTGNACRSVMAEFLLGKLARERGLSLSVRSAGLAAEAYFQVPAGVRAALRGQGVLEVEHAPKLLTWELLAWAELVLVMERGQHDAILERFPEFRGKVQVLKSFAGRPGPEDVADPIGKPEAVFAACCQEIRDCLESLLGRAG from the coding sequence ATGCGGAAAAAGATACTGTTCGTCTGCACGGGCAACGCCTGCCGCAGCGTCATGGCCGAGTTCCTGCTTGGCAAGCTGGCGCGCGAGCGCGGCCTGAGCCTGAGCGTGCGCTCGGCGGGCCTGGCGGCCGAGGCCTATTTCCAGGTCCCGGCCGGGGTGCGCGCCGCTTTGCGCGGCCAGGGCGTCCTGGAGGTCGAGCACGCGCCCAAGCTGCTCACCTGGGAACTGCTGGCTTGGGCCGAGCTGGTCCTGGTCATGGAACGCGGCCAGCACGACGCGATCCTGGAGCGCTTCCCCGAGTTCCGCGGCAAGGTCCAGGTGCTCAAGAGCTTCGCGGGCCGGCCCGGTCCGGAGGATGTCGCCGACCCTATCGGCAAGCCGGAGGCGGTCTTTGCGGCCTGCTGCCAGGAGATCCGGGACTGCCTGGAGTCGCTGCTGGGCCGCGCCGGCTAG
- a CDS encoding FecR family protein has protein sequence MRKLLCLALLAAALPVATTAAPAAAPVQVPVPAAAPAGAQAPAPVGLVTFLGEMSGAVEVQMGGTDVWRRAKQGEALPPGTTVKTATNASCIVVFSDRSQVRLDGNATLRLDSVSTSKVSLFLGVGRMDAWVKKLAGRAFEIHTPTAVAAVRGTTLRIETDASGTRTYVFDGVVVSQNQLGQILTAHAGQTITVQAAPGVIGTTGGTPGAPGTPGTPGAPVVEMAVTLTPENIQALQEPVIIIQLPPPPTGTGTGTGTGTGTGTGTGTGTGTGTGTGTTDTNQNNPQQEQQTPVSPSTP, from the coding sequence ATGAGAAAATTACTTTGCCTTGCTTTGCTGGCTGCCGCGCTTCCGGTCGCTACGACGGCGGCCCCGGCGGCCGCCCCAGTGCAGGTCCCAGTGCCGGCCGCAGCGCCGGCCGGGGCCCAGGCGCCGGCGCCGGTGGGCCTGGTCACCTTCCTGGGCGAGATGTCGGGCGCCGTGGAGGTGCAGATGGGCGGCACCGACGTCTGGAGACGGGCCAAGCAGGGCGAGGCGCTGCCGCCCGGCACCACGGTGAAGACCGCGACGAACGCCTCCTGCATCGTGGTCTTCTCCGACCGCAGCCAGGTGCGCCTTGACGGCAATGCGACCCTCCGGCTGGATTCCGTGTCTACCTCCAAGGTCTCGCTGTTCCTCGGGGTGGGCCGGATGGACGCCTGGGTCAAGAAGCTGGCCGGCCGCGCCTTCGAGATCCACACCCCGACCGCCGTGGCCGCGGTCCGCGGCACCACTCTGCGCATAGAGACCGACGCCAGCGGCACCAGGACCTACGTCTTCGACGGCGTGGTCGTCTCGCAGAACCAGCTTGGACAGATCCTCACCGCCCACGCGGGCCAGACCATCACGGTGCAAGCCGCGCCCGGCGTCATCGGCACGACCGGCGGCACCCCCGGCGCGCCCGGGACGCCCGGAACGCCTGGAGCGCCTGTCGTCGAAATGGCCGTCACTTTGACTCCGGAGAACATCCAGGCCCTGCAGGAGCCGGTCATCATCATCCAGTTGCCGCCGCCGCCGACCGGGACCGGAACGGGCACCGGCACCGGAACGGGCACCGGCACCGGCACCGGGACCGGAACGGGCACCGGCACCGGAACGGGCACCACCGACACGAACCAGAACAACCCTCAGCAGGAGCAACAGACTCCGGTCAGCCCGTCGACGCCCTGA
- the serS gene encoding serine--tRNA ligase, producing MNDINIIRKEPDRARGGIKDRGGRYLPALEELITLDLEHRGLLKKVEDLRAKRNASSQAVGKAKAQKNEAEAAKLMAEVIALKAEMSGQEAALTSLTAKFKEAALGLPNLPHPSAPKGAGEADNPVVRSSPAPRPLDFKPLDHQALGEKLGILDMAAATKLSGSRFALWRGAGARLMRSIISFQLDLHTREHGYQEAWVPSLVRPEMLEGTGQLPKFEADLYKLTAVEGGKTETLYLVPTAEVPLTNLVRDQILPEASLPIKLTAYTPCFRQEAGSYGKDVRGLIRNHQFDKVELVWVTKPEDSLAALETLTGHAEEVLKRLELPYRVIELCTADIGFSACKTYDLEVWMAAEGRFREISSCSDCWDFQARRMNTRLRRADKSVELAHTLNGSGVAVGRLFAAILEYCQQKDGSLLIPKALVPYFGAERIAPPAS from the coding sequence ATGAACGACATCAACATCATCCGCAAGGAGCCGGACCGGGCCCGCGGCGGCATCAAGGACCGGGGCGGACGCTACCTGCCCGCCTTGGAGGAGCTCATCACTCTGGACCTGGAGCACCGGGGCCTGCTCAAGAAGGTCGAAGACCTGCGCGCCAAGCGCAACGCCTCCTCCCAGGCCGTGGGCAAGGCCAAGGCGCAGAAGAACGAGGCCGAAGCCGCCAAGCTCATGGCCGAGGTCATCGCGCTCAAAGCCGAGATGTCCGGCCAGGAAGCGGCCCTGACGTCCCTGACGGCCAAGTTCAAGGAAGCGGCCTTGGGCCTGCCCAACCTTCCCCACCCGTCCGCGCCCAAGGGCGCCGGCGAAGCCGACAACCCGGTGGTGCGCTCCAGCCCGGCGCCCCGGCCCTTGGATTTCAAGCCTTTGGACCATCAGGCCCTGGGCGAGAAGCTGGGCATCCTCGACATGGCCGCGGCCACCAAGCTCTCCGGCTCGCGCTTCGCCCTGTGGCGCGGGGCGGGCGCGCGCCTCATGCGCTCCATCATCTCCTTCCAGCTCGACCTGCACACCCGAGAGCACGGCTACCAGGAAGCCTGGGTCCCGTCCTTGGTCCGGCCGGAGATGCTGGAAGGCACCGGCCAGCTGCCCAAGTTCGAGGCCGACCTCTACAAGCTGACGGCCGTCGAAGGCGGGAAGACCGAGACGCTCTACCTCGTCCCGACGGCCGAGGTGCCCCTGACGAACCTGGTGCGCGACCAGATCCTGCCCGAGGCGTCCTTGCCCATCAAGCTGACCGCCTACACGCCCTGCTTCCGCCAGGAGGCGGGCTCCTACGGCAAAGACGTGCGGGGCCTCATCCGCAACCATCAGTTCGACAAGGTGGAGCTGGTCTGGGTGACCAAGCCCGAGGACTCCTTGGCCGCTCTGGAGACCTTGACCGGCCATGCCGAAGAGGTCTTGAAGCGCCTGGAACTGCCCTACCGGGTCATCGAGTTGTGCACCGCGGACATCGGCTTTTCCGCCTGCAAGACCTATGACCTGGAGGTCTGGATGGCGGCCGAGGGCCGCTTCCGCGAGATATCCTCGTGCTCGGACTGCTGGGACTTCCAGGCCCGCCGCATGAACACGCGCCTGCGCCGCGCCGACAAGTCCGTTGAGCTCGCGCACACCCTCAACGGCAGCGGCGTGGCCGTGGGGCGGCTCTTCGCCGCCATCCTCGAATACTGCCAGCAGAAGGACGGGAGCCTGCTCATCCCCAAGGCGCTGGTCCCGTATTTCGGAGCGGAACGGATAGCTCCGCCAGCATCATGA
- the gyrA gene encoding DNA gyrase subunit A, whose product MSAPTPPELAAEPPANTTARDIGTEMRASFLDYSMSVIVSRALPDIRDGLKPVHRRILFAMHSEGLASNKKYSKCAGVVGEVLKKYHPHGDSSVYDALVRMVQDFSLLHPMVDGQGNFGSVDGDPAAAYRYTECRLAKIAEEVLADIDQDTVDFLPNFDGTTVEPVVLPSRVPNLLVNGSSGIAVGMATNIPPHNLSETCDAAMAIIKDPKIENKDLMKIMKGPDFPTGAIVRGKTGIKDYFETGRGSIRIQAVTEIEDIKGNRQAIIVTELPYQVNKATLLETIADLVREKKIPDISDIRDESDRKGMRMVIEIKRDGNANVVLNQLYKHTQMETSFGVILLSLVDGRPRILPVREMLGHYIQHRKTVITRRTKFQLRKALDRAHILEGFLIALKNIDRVIKIIRGAKDTDEARAKLMSEFELSKAQTQAILDMRLHQLTRLSVDELQAEYDGLMKRIAELKAILADVKKVMAIVVRELEDVKAKFGKARQTQITTEAAEMTLEDLITKEEVLISLSSGGYIKRIPVNTYEAQGRGGKGIMGAEVREEDFIEQIFITDTHATLLFFTTRGRVFALKAYEVPEGNRTSRGKAVVNLLAITGEEKVTSTIAIRSFDEKRGKETFLVMCTRAGTIKKTPLSDFDNIRRSGIIAIGLEEGDILVETAHTSGKDEVLMGTKDGMAIRFKESDVRSMGRGAFGVRGIRLDKTDQVIGMESFPPDSKKTLLTVCENGYGKRTDLSEYRGQHRGGGGVITIKATERNGIVTGVKLVTNEDDLMVMTEKGKTVRLRCKDIKVISRNTQGVRLVKLDEGDKVGHVAALALEPAVAAVPQAAAPEPKAEPQPEPKKEP is encoded by the coding sequence ATGAGCGCCCCCACACCACCGGAGCTGGCGGCGGAACCGCCCGCCAACACCACCGCGCGCGACATCGGCACGGAGATGCGGGCTTCTTTCCTCGATTACTCCATGTCGGTCATCGTCAGCCGGGCCCTGCCCGACATCCGCGACGGCCTCAAGCCCGTCCATCGCCGCATCCTCTTCGCCATGCACTCCGAGGGGCTGGCGTCCAACAAGAAGTACTCCAAGTGCGCCGGCGTGGTCGGCGAGGTCCTGAAGAAATACCACCCGCACGGCGACTCCTCGGTCTACGACGCCTTGGTGCGCATGGTGCAGGATTTCTCCCTCCTGCATCCGATGGTCGACGGGCAGGGCAATTTCGGCTCCGTGGACGGCGACCCGGCCGCGGCCTACCGCTACACCGAATGCCGCCTGGCCAAGATCGCCGAGGAAGTCCTCGCCGACATCGACCAGGACACCGTGGACTTCCTGCCCAACTTCGACGGCACCACGGTCGAGCCCGTGGTCCTGCCCTCGCGCGTCCCGAACCTTCTGGTGAACGGCTCCTCCGGCATCGCCGTCGGGATGGCCACCAACATCCCCCCGCACAACCTCTCCGAGACCTGCGACGCGGCCATGGCGATCATCAAGGACCCCAAGATCGAGAACAAGGACCTGATGAAGATCATGAAGGGCCCGGATTTTCCCACCGGCGCCATCGTGCGGGGCAAGACCGGCATCAAGGACTACTTCGAGACCGGCCGCGGCTCGATCCGGATCCAGGCCGTCACGGAGATCGAGGACATCAAGGGCAACCGGCAGGCCATCATCGTCACGGAGCTGCCCTACCAGGTCAACAAGGCGACTTTGCTCGAGACCATCGCGGACCTGGTGCGCGAGAAGAAGATCCCGGACATCTCGGACATCCGCGACGAGTCGGACCGCAAGGGCATGCGCATGGTCATCGAGATCAAGCGCGACGGCAACGCCAACGTGGTCCTCAACCAGCTCTACAAGCACACCCAGATGGAGACCTCTTTCGGGGTCATCCTGCTCTCGCTGGTCGACGGCCGGCCGCGCATCCTGCCCGTGCGCGAGATGCTGGGCCACTACATCCAGCACCGCAAGACCGTGATCACCCGGCGCACCAAGTTCCAGCTGCGCAAGGCCCTGGACCGCGCCCATATCCTGGAAGGCTTCCTCATCGCGCTCAAGAACATCGACCGCGTCATCAAGATCATCCGCGGCGCCAAGGACACGGACGAGGCCCGGGCCAAGCTGATGAGCGAGTTCGAGCTCTCCAAGGCCCAGACCCAGGCCATCCTGGACATGCGCCTGCACCAGCTCACCCGGCTCTCCGTAGACGAGCTGCAGGCCGAGTACGACGGCCTGATGAAGCGCATCGCCGAGCTCAAGGCCATCCTGGCCGACGTCAAGAAGGTCATGGCCATCGTGGTGCGCGAGCTTGAGGACGTCAAGGCCAAGTTCGGCAAGGCCCGGCAGACCCAGATCACCACCGAGGCCGCGGAGATGACGCTGGAGGACCTCATCACCAAGGAGGAGGTCCTCATCTCGCTGTCTTCCGGCGGCTACATCAAGCGCATCCCGGTCAACACCTACGAGGCCCAGGGCCGCGGCGGCAAGGGCATCATGGGCGCGGAGGTCAGGGAAGAGGACTTCATCGAGCAGATCTTCATCACCGACACCCACGCCACGCTGCTGTTCTTCACCACGCGGGGCCGGGTCTTCGCGCTGAAGGCCTACGAGGTCCCCGAGGGCAACCGCACCTCGCGGGGCAAGGCCGTGGTGAACCTGCTGGCCATCACCGGCGAGGAGAAGGTGACCTCCACCATCGCCATCCGCTCCTTCGACGAGAAGCGCGGCAAGGAGACCTTCCTGGTCATGTGCACCCGGGCCGGGACCATCAAGAAGACGCCGCTCTCCGACTTCGACAACATCCGGCGCTCGGGCATCATCGCCATCGGGCTGGAGGAGGGCGACATCCTCGTCGAGACCGCGCACACCAGCGGCAAGGACGAGGTGCTCATGGGCACCAAGGACGGCATGGCCATCCGCTTCAAGGAATCGGACGTGCGCTCCATGGGCCGCGGCGCCTTCGGCGTGCGGGGCATCCGCCTGGACAAGACCGACCAGGTCATCGGCATGGAGTCCTTCCCGCCGGACAGCAAGAAGACCCTGCTGACCGTGTGCGAGAACGGCTACGGCAAGCGCACGGACCTCTCCGAGTACCGCGGCCAGCACCGCGGCGGCGGCGGGGTCATCACCATCAAGGCCACGGAGCGCAACGGCATCGTGACCGGGGTCAAGCTGGTGACCAACGAGGACGACCTGATGGTCATGACCGAGAAGGGCAAGACCGTCCGCCTGCGCTGCAAGGACATCAAGGTCATCTCCCGCAACACGCAGGGGGTGCGCCTGGTCAAGCTCGACGAGGGCGACAAGGTCGGCCACGTCGCGGCGCTGGCGCTGGAGCCGGCCGTGGCGGCCGTGCCGCAGGCGGCCGCGCCGGAGCCCAAGGCCGAGCCCCAGCCTGAGCCCAAGAAGGAACCATGA
- the gyrB gene encoding DNA topoisomerase (ATP-hydrolyzing) subunit B, whose translation MSQTTTEKDDTKAAGAKSAQEYNASKIQVLEGLEAVRKRPAMYIGSTGPAGLHHLVYEAVDNSVDEILAGRCSSVDVILHEGNSCTVLDNGSGIPVDPMLDPKLPRNLRGKSALEVVMTVLHAGGKFDHSAYKVSGGLHGVGISVVNALSEAVTVEVYREGKVWTQCYKRGKPVDDVKVTGKTDEHGTRVTFKPDVEIFGENQFSYDVLCNRLRELAFLNAGAKITIIDEREDKKHTFHYEGGIKQFVQYLNANKKTLFSEPISFTKEREEVSVDLAIQYNDDYSENVYSFVNNINTPEGGTHLAGFRSALTRVVNDYIKKYDMLKGKNYTVQGDDAREGLTAVLSVKIPNPQFEGQTKTKLGNAEVEGVVKSLVGEVLGIFFEENPATAKAVCLKAMAAGEAREAARKAKELTRRKGVLDGSSLPGKLADCQEREPERSELFIVEGDSAGGSAKQGRDRAFQAILPIKGKILNVEKARLVKVLSNEEVRTLISAIGTGIGQVREAAPAGEAAAGERDYEEGLKPEKLRYHKLIIMADADVDGQHIRTLLLTFFYRQMNELIKRGHVYIAQPPLFKVKKGKTEMYVDNEEKMEKWLLNEGRNSVEITAFNPANGKSKKLDSDDLKDLLKLLADLENLLRHLERKSLHLEDFLAYKEQAKLPLYRVEETAGEYVYFYSDKEWREYRDKHVADQKAKLAEEHKGKPLAEGEVPVEVDEEALEPDMQELWEMPKLAALDKSLSEMGLNLRWYEVLRDEKTKPLFKNKTAHGESEGYSLRDLLECVRDAGRSGATIQRYKGLGEMNPDQLWETTMDPKRRRLLQVTMVDIADAENAFTTLMGDRVEPRRQFIERHAREVKNLDI comes from the coding sequence ATGTCTCAGACCACGACGGAGAAGGACGACACGAAGGCGGCGGGCGCCAAGAGCGCCCAGGAATACAACGCTTCCAAGATCCAGGTCCTGGAAGGCCTGGAGGCGGTGCGCAAGCGGCCCGCCATGTACATCGGCTCCACCGGGCCCGCCGGGCTCCACCACCTGGTCTACGAGGCCGTGGACAACTCGGTCGACGAGATCCTGGCCGGCCGCTGCAGCTCGGTCGACGTCATCCTGCACGAGGGCAACTCCTGCACGGTGCTCGACAACGGCTCGGGCATCCCGGTGGACCCCATGCTGGACCCCAAGCTGCCGCGCAACCTGCGCGGCAAATCGGCCCTGGAAGTGGTCATGACCGTGCTGCACGCCGGCGGCAAGTTCGACCACAGCGCCTATAAAGTCTCCGGCGGCCTGCACGGGGTGGGCATCTCCGTGGTCAACGCCCTCTCCGAGGCGGTCACGGTCGAGGTCTACCGCGAGGGCAAGGTCTGGACCCAGTGCTACAAGCGCGGCAAGCCGGTCGACGACGTGAAGGTCACGGGCAAGACCGACGAGCACGGCACGCGGGTCACCTTCAAGCCCGACGTCGAGATCTTCGGCGAGAACCAATTCTCCTACGACGTGCTCTGCAACCGGCTGCGCGAGCTGGCCTTCCTCAACGCCGGCGCCAAGATCACCATCATCGACGAGCGCGAGGACAAGAAGCACACCTTCCACTACGAGGGCGGCATCAAGCAGTTCGTGCAGTACCTCAACGCCAACAAGAAGACCCTGTTCTCCGAGCCCATCAGCTTCACCAAGGAGCGCGAGGAGGTCTCGGTCGACCTCGCCATCCAGTACAACGACGACTACTCCGAGAACGTCTACAGCTTCGTCAACAACATCAACACCCCGGAGGGCGGCACGCACCTGGCCGGCTTCCGCTCGGCCCTGACCCGGGTGGTCAACGACTACATCAAGAAGTACGACATGCTCAAGGGCAAGAACTACACGGTGCAGGGCGACGACGCGCGCGAGGGCCTCACCGCGGTGCTCTCGGTCAAGATACCCAACCCGCAGTTCGAGGGCCAGACCAAGACCAAGCTGGGCAACGCCGAGGTGGAGGGCGTGGTCAAGTCCCTGGTGGGCGAGGTCCTGGGGATCTTCTTCGAGGAGAACCCGGCCACCGCGAAAGCGGTCTGTCTGAAGGCCATGGCCGCGGGCGAGGCGCGCGAGGCCGCGCGCAAGGCCAAGGAGCTCACCCGGCGCAAGGGCGTGCTCGACGGCTCGTCCTTGCCGGGGAAGCTCGCGGACTGCCAGGAGCGCGAGCCGGAGCGCTCCGAGCTCTTCATCGTGGAGGGCGACTCGGCCGGCGGCTCGGCCAAGCAGGGCCGCGACCGCGCCTTCCAGGCCATCCTGCCCATCAAGGGCAAGATCTTGAACGTCGAGAAGGCCCGCCTGGTCAAGGTCCTCTCCAACGAGGAGGTGCGCACCCTCATCTCCGCCATCGGCACCGGCATCGGGCAGGTCCGCGAGGCCGCGCCGGCCGGCGAGGCGGCGGCGGGAGAGCGGGATTACGAGGAGGGCCTCAAGCCCGAGAAGCTGCGCTACCACAAGCTCATCATCATGGCCGACGCCGACGTGGACGGGCAGCACATTCGGACCTTGTTGCTGACATTTTTCTACCGGCAGATGAACGAGCTCATCAAGCGCGGGCACGTCTACATCGCCCAGCCGCCGCTGTTCAAGGTCAAGAAGGGCAAGACCGAGATGTACGTGGACAACGAAGAGAAGATGGAGAAGTGGCTTCTCAACGAGGGCCGCAACTCGGTCGAGATCACGGCCTTCAACCCGGCCAACGGCAAGTCCAAGAAGCTGGACTCCGACGACCTCAAGGACCTCCTGAAGCTGCTGGCCGATCTCGAGAACCTGCTCAGGCATCTGGAGCGCAAGAGCCTGCACCTGGAGGATTTCCTGGCCTACAAGGAGCAGGCCAAGCTCCCCCTCTACCGCGTGGAAGAGACGGCCGGGGAGTACGTCTACTTCTACAGCGACAAGGAATGGCGCGAGTACCGGGACAAGCACGTCGCCGACCAGAAGGCCAAGCTGGCCGAGGAGCACAAAGGCAAGCCGCTGGCCGAAGGCGAGGTCCCGGTGGAGGTCGACGAGGAGGCCCTGGAGCCGGACATGCAGGAGCTCTGGGAGATGCCCAAGCTGGCGGCGCTGGACAAGAGTCTCTCGGAGATGGGCCTCAATCTGAGATGGTATGAGGTCTTGCGCGACGAGAAGACCAAGCCGCTCTTCAAGAACAAGACCGCGCACGGCGAGAGCGAGGGCTACAGCCTGCGGGACCTGCTGGAGTGCGTGCGCGACGCCGGCCGCTCCGGCGCCACCATCCAGCGCTACAAGGGCTTGGGCGAGATGAACCCGGACCAGCTCTGGGAGACGACCATGGACCCCAAGCGGCGCCGCCTGCTGCAGGTGACGATGGTCGATATCGCGGACGCGGAGAACGCTTTTACGACGCTCATGGGAGACCGGGTGGAGCCGCGCCGGCAATTCATCGAGCGGCACGCCAGGGAAGTCAAGAATCTCGACATCTAG
- a CDS encoding DUF721 domain-containing protein, which produces MSVQRKRPCWSTGGDLVRSFQWRAGMTGDRMVILGAVWQKELGHLCGHWELVGFKHGTVYVKPKSAAAAQELQLRAAGVVRSLNKYFDRAWIKSIKVAAR; this is translated from the coding sequence ATGAGCGTCCAGCGCAAGAGGCCGTGCTGGTCGACCGGCGGCGACCTGGTCCGGTCGTTCCAGTGGCGCGCGGGGATGACCGGCGACCGCATGGTCATCCTGGGCGCGGTCTGGCAGAAGGAGCTGGGTCATCTCTGCGGGCACTGGGAGCTGGTCGGCTTCAAGCACGGGACCGTCTACGTCAAGCCGAAGTCGGCGGCGGCCGCGCAGGAGCTGCAGCTGCGCGCCGCCGGCGTCGTGCGCAGCCTTAATAAATATTTCGATCGCGCCTGGATCAAGAGCATCAAGGTCGCGGCGCGATGA
- the dnaN gene encoding DNA polymerase III subunit beta has product MKIHCHKEDLAKGIQTIQSALSSRTTLPILLNFMMETESSKIKVVSTDLEMGVKHYLPAEVESDGSITIPAKKFSDILHSLPDGHEVELMVDAGDKVQIKCGRSRFSIIGAPKSEYPVLPEFDWKEAFSLPMGLVADMVRKTIFAASSDETRHVLNGVYWSAKKGTLEMVATDGRRLAIVGRKGALKDREFQIIVPTKILGELLRLLGALDVKPDCQEKLQVGVTDNQIVFQAKETTLLSRLIGGTFPNYEQVIPKKKDISVVLGAGELLAVTRRAALCALDRGGSVKFALQKGSLHISASSPNLEFNDELEVAYAGADFQVAFNPHFMVDALKHIDCEKVSLGFTSPVNPVLIEPVDGSDSRFVIMPMRI; this is encoded by the coding sequence ATGAAGATACACTGTCATAAAGAAGACCTGGCGAAAGGCATCCAAACCATACAATCCGCCCTGTCCTCCCGGACCACTCTGCCCATCCTGCTCAACTTCATGATGGAGACGGAGAGCTCCAAGATCAAGGTCGTCTCCACGGACCTGGAGATGGGCGTCAAGCACTACCTCCCCGCGGAGGTGGAATCGGACGGGAGCATCACCATCCCGGCCAAGAAATTCTCGGACATCCTGCACAGCCTGCCGGACGGCCACGAGGTGGAGCTCATGGTGGACGCCGGCGACAAGGTCCAGATCAAATGCGGGCGCTCGCGCTTCTCCATCATCGGGGCCCCGAAGTCCGAATATCCCGTCCTGCCCGAATTCGACTGGAAAGAGGCGTTCTCTCTGCCCATGGGCCTGGTCGCGGACATGGTGCGCAAGACCATCTTCGCCGCCTCCTCCGACGAGACCCGGCACGTGCTCAACGGCGTGTACTGGTCCGCCAAGAAGGGGACCCTGGAGATGGTGGCCACCGACGGCCGCCGCCTGGCCATCGTGGGGCGCAAGGGCGCGCTGAAGGACCGGGAGTTCCAGATCATCGTGCCCACCAAGATCCTGGGCGAGTTGCTGCGCCTGCTGGGCGCCCTCGACGTCAAGCCGGATTGCCAGGAGAAGCTGCAGGTCGGCGTGACCGATAACCAGATCGTCTTCCAGGCCAAGGAGACGACCTTGCTCTCGCGCCTGATCGGCGGCACCTTCCCGAACTACGAGCAGGTCATCCCGAAGAAGAAGGACATCTCGGTCGTCCTGGGCGCCGGGGAGCTGCTGGCCGTCACCAGAAGGGCGGCGCTCTGCGCCCTGGATCGCGGGGGCTCGGTCAAGTTCGCCCTGCAGAAGGGAAGCCTGCACATCTCGGCCTCATCCCCGAACCTGGAGTTCAACGACGAGCTGGAGGTGGCGTACGCGGGCGCCGATTTCCAGGTCGCCTTCAACCCCCATTTCATGGTGGACGCCCTGAAGCACATCGATTGCGAGAAGGTGTCTTTGGGCTTCACCAGCCCCGTCAACCCGGTCCTCATAGAGCCGGTGGACGGATCGGACAGCCGCTTCGTCATCATGCCCATGAGGATATGA